In Pseudomonas saponiphila, the genomic stretch TGGCCGGGTTCAGCCCCAGCTCGTGGTGCAGCCAGTGGATGGCCGGTTGCAGCTGCCCGGGCGTGGCGCCAAGCAATTCGTCCAGTTGGGCCAGCAGGCGTGCCACCGCGCTGGATAGCTCGGCGCTGCGGCCCGGGGCCTCGCCGAGCCAGAAAGGGATGTTCGGCGGCTGGCCCTGGGCATCCTCGACCCGCACCTTGCCGGTTTCCACCCGCAGGATGCGATAGGACGTGTTGCCCAACTGAAAGACGTCGCCGGCAATGCTTTCCACGGCGAAGTCTTCGTTGACGCTGCCGATGTTCAGGCCCTGGGGTTCGAGCAGCACGCTGTAGTCGGCGTTGTCGGGAATGGTCCCGCCACTGGTGACCGCCGTCAGCCTGGCCCCGCGACGGCCCCGCAGGGTGCGGGTCAGGGCGTCGCGATGCAGATAGGCGCTGCGCAAGCCCTGACGGCCGTTGAAACCGTCGGCCAGCATCTGCAGCAGGGCCTGATACTGGGCCTGATCCAGATCGGCATAAGGCGTGGCCCGGCGCAGCAGGCTCAGCAGGGCTGCTTCCGACCACTCCTGGCAGCTGACTTCGGCGACGATCTGCTGGGCCAGCACATCCAGTGGCGCATGGGGGATCAGCAGGCTGTCCAGCTCGCCGCGGCGCACGCAGTCCAGCAGGGCGGCGCATTCGATCAGGTCGTCCCGGCTCAGGGCGAACAGCCGGCCTTTCGGCGTGCCGCCGACCTGATGGCCGGAGCGCCCGACCCGCTGCAGAAAGGCCGAGATCGAACGGGGCGAACCGATCTGGCACACCAGGTCGACATCGCCGATATCGATGCCCAGTTCCAGGGACGCCGTGGCGATCAGCACTTGCAGCTCGCCGGCCTTGAGTCGTTGTTCGGCGTCCAGGCGCTGTTCCTTGGCCAGGCTGCCGTGATGCGCGGCCACCGCCGGTTTGCCCAGGCGTTCGCTCAGGTGCCGGGCCAGGCGTTCGGCCAGGCGCCGGGTGTTGACGAATATCAGCGTGGTGCGGTGTTCGCGGACCAGCTCGGCGAGACGCTCGTACACCAGCTCCCAGACATCATTGGCCATGACCGCCGACAGCGGCACGGGCGGCACTTCGATGTCCAGATCCCGCGGGCGCGCATGGCCGATGTCGACAATCGCGCAGGGCCGCTCATGGCCCACCAGGAACCGCGACACGGCCTCGATGGGTTTTTGCGTGGCGGACAGGCCGATGCGCAGCAGAGGCTCGCTGCACAGGGCCTGCAAGCGCTCCAGGCTCAGGGCCAGGTGACTGCCGCGCTTGCTGCCGGCCAGGGCGTGGATCTCGTCGACGATCACCGTGCGGGTGCTGGCCAGCATCCTGCGGCCGGAGTCCGAACCCAGCAGCACATAGAGGGACTCCGGCGTGGTGACGAGAATCTGCGGCGCGCTCTTGCGCATGGCGTTGCGGTCTTTTTGCGGGGTGTCGCCGGTACGCACCGCGGTGCTGATGGACAGTTCCGGCAAGCCCATGCGGCGCAGCTGCTCGGTGATGCCGGCCAGCGGCTGTTGCAGGTTGATCTGGATATCGTTGCTCAGGGCCTTGAGCGGCGAGACGTAGACCACCAGGGTGGCGTCCGGCAATCGCCCCCCGGCCGCCAGGCCCTGGCGGACCAGATCATCGATCACCGCGAGAAAGGCGGTGAGGGTCTTGCCCGAACCGGTAGGGGCAGCGATCAGGGTCGAGCGGCGCTGGGCGATCAACGGCCAGGCGCGGGCCTGGGCCGTGGTCACGGCGGCAAAGGTGCGCTTGAACCAGGCACTGACGGCGGGGTGAAAACCGTCCAGGCCCGGGCTCACGGATTCGGCAAGGTTCATGGAAGGTTTTATGCGGCCGCTGCGGCCAACTTGCAAGTACCGCGCGCCTTGGCGCCGCTGCCGTCGCCTTGGACAGCAACTAGAGTTGAGGCAGGGGATGTATCGGTGCGCAGCGACACTTTCTCAGTGACGGTTGCGCCACAAACCCGCAAAATGCAACGATTCCGGCAATTCTCGACGGTCGAAACCACGGGATTGACCGATCCAAACCATCGTTCTGAACAGACTGGGCCTGCTGACTCTATGCGAATGCGCCTTATGTTACTGGGCGGCGGAAATGCCCTTGGGCAGGCGCTGATTCGCCTGGGTGCGGAGGAAGACATCGGTTTCCTCGCGCCCCGTCCCCCGCAAGACGGTTGGGACGCCGCGAGCCTCACGCAACTGCTCGATGACACCCGTCCGGATGCCTTGATCAATCTGGCTTACTACTTCGACTGGTTTCAGGCGGAGACGGTGAGCGAGGCCCGCTTGAGCGGCCAGGAACGTGCGGTCGAGCGCCTGGCGGAGCTTTGCCAGCATCACAACATCATCCTGCTGCAGCCTTCGAGCTACCGGGTGTTCGACGGCTCGCGAGCCACCGCCTACAGCGAGAAAGACGAGCCGGTGCCGCTGGGGCTGCGCGGTCAGGCGCTGTGGCGGATCGAACAGAGCGTTCGCGCCACTTGCCCTCAACACGTGCTGCTGCGTTTCGGCTGGCTGCTGGACGACAGTACCGAGGGCATTCTCGGGCGTTTCCTGGCCCGGGCCGAGTCTCCCGAAGAGCTGATGATGGCGGACGACCGTCGGGGCAATCCGACGCCGGTGGACGACGCCGCGCGAGTGATTATCTCGGTGCTCAAGCAACTCGATTGCGCCGCGCCCCTGTGGGGCACCTACCACTATGCCGGCCAGGAAGCGACCACCCCCCTGGCCCTGGGGCAGGCGGTGCTCAGCGAGGCCCGGCAACTGCATCCGCTGGCCATCGAGGCGCCCACCGCCCAGGCCCACGCGGCCTGTGCCGATGCCGCCGAAGAGCCGCAGCACGCGGTACTGGCCTGCAAGAAAATCCTTCACACCTTCGGGATCAAGCCGCGCGCCTGGCGTGCCGCGCTCCCGGCCTTACTGGATAGGTTCTATCGTCATGGCTGATGGCCCTGTATTGATCACCGGCGGTGCCGGTTTCATTGGTTCGCACCTGACCGATGCCCTGCTCGCCAACGGCTACTCGGTGCGGGTGCTGGACGACTTGTCCACCGGCAAGCCGAGCAACCTGCCGCTGGATAACCCTCGGGTCGAACTGATCGAGGGGAATGTCGCCGATGCCGCGCTGGTCAACCGTGCCATGCAAGGCTGCAGCGCCGTGGCGCACCTGGCGGCGGTGGCGTCGGTGCAGGCTTCGGTGGACGACCCGGTGCAGACCCACCAGAGCAACTTCATTGGCACCCTGAATGTCTGCGAGGCCATGCGCCTGCATGGCGTCAAACGGGTGCTGTTCGCGTCCAGTGCGGCGGTGTACGGCAACAACGGCGAGGGCCAGTCCATCGACGAGGACACGGCCAAGGCGCCGCTGACGCCTTACGCCTCGGACAAACTGGCCAGCGAGCACTACCTGGATTTCTACCGGCGCCAGCACGGGCTGGAGCCGGCGATCTTCCGTTTCTTCAATATCTTCGGCCCGCGCCAGGATCCGTCCTCGCCCTATTCCGGGGTGATCAGCATTTTCAGCGAACGGGCCCAGCAGGGCCTGCCCATCACTGTGTTCGGCGATGGCGAGCAGACCCGGGATTTCGTCTATGTCGGCGACCTGGTGGAGGTGCTGGTGCAGGCCATCGTGGCGCCGCAGCTGGAAGTGGGCGCGGTCAACGTCGGCCTGAACCAGGCCACCACCCTCAAGCAGATGCTTGCTGCCCTGGCCGAGGTGGTCGGCGAGTTGCCGCCCATCAGCTACGGTCCGGCCCGTGCCGGTGATATCCGCCATTCCCGGGCCAACAATCAGCGCCTGCTGCAGCGCTTCCGGTTCCCCGAGCCCACGCCGATGAGTGTCGGCCTGGCGCGCCTGATGGGGCGTTGAGGGAAATCGCAGACATGAAAAAGGCGCCTTGCAAGGCGCCTTTTTTCATTGTCGGCGGGCTTAGAACTTGTAGCCCAGACCCACCATGTAGACCATCGGGTCGACGTCAACGTTGACCTTGGCGCGAGTGCCAGGGGCCACGCTGTTGTTGTCCACGTAGGCGGTGGTGTTGATGTCGATGTAACGCACTTGGGCGTTGAGCATCAGTTTGTCGGTCAGCATGTAGTCGGCACCCACCTGCCAGGCCAGGCCCCAGGAGTTCTTGGCGCGGAAGTTGTCGAAACCGGCTTCACTGGCACGGCTGCCGACGTGTTCGTCGTAGATCCAGGTGTAGTTGATACCGGCGCCGACATAGGGTTGGAACACCGACTTGGAGTCCAGCGGGTAGTAGACCACGCTCAGGGTTGGCGGCAGATGCTTGAGGGTACCGAGCTTGCCGTTGGCCGGTGCCAGGGCGGTGTTCTTGAGTTTGACGTCGTGCTCGAACGGAGTGGCGGCCAGCAGTTCGATACCGATGTTGTTGGTGAGCATGTAGGCGAAGTTCAGACCCAGCTGAGTGTCGCTGCCCATGGTGGCCTTGCCACCCAGGTTGGTGCCTGCCGCTGGGCCTCGGTCCACTTTGACGCTGCCGCTGTCGGCTTTCGGATTGACGGTGATGGCACCGGCGCGGACGAGAATATCGCCAGCTTCGTGGGCGTTGGCAATCGGGGCGGCGATGGCGAGCGCGATCAGGGAAGCGCTAAGCAGGGACTTGTGCATGGGAGCTCCAAAGGACGATTCAAATTGGCTATGTCCAATGGTAAGGATCGTCAAGCTGATCGCCTTGACTCAGCTCAATGAAATGACAGACCCCGGTGGCAAGGCTGAACTATTCTTTTGTTCTGCACTCTTTTGGCCTCGTGCCCAGGCCCCGTCAGCGCCGGCTTGCCGGCACCGCGGCCGCACTCACTCCTGCAACTCATAGACATAGATCTTCTGCGCCGCCATCTGGTAGCCGGCATCCGCCAGCTCGCTGGTGGAGGGTTTGACCTGCATGTCGCCCTCGATCCAGTAAGGCTGATACAGCTCGTCGAGCTTGACCCCGACTTCGCTGGTGACGTGGACGATCTGGTTCGATGGCGGCGGCGGCACGTGGATGCAGGCGCCGAAGTAGGGCACCAGGAGAAACTCGGTGGTGCGGCCGTCCTCGTTCACTTCCAGGGGCACGATGTAGCCGGGCAGGCGCACCGACAGGCCGTCCAGGCTCTTGACCACCGGTGCATTGGGCAGGTCCTGCTTGGCGGCGGGGGCCGATTCGGCGGCCAGCGCATCGCTCATCTGCGACAGGTCGTGCAGCGGCTTCATGTTCGGCACTTCCGGCGGCGCGTCCGGCGGGATCATTTCCGACCAGGTCAGGTCCTTCGGCGCTGCCGCCGCCCACAGCGGCGAGCTGAACAGCAGCGACAGGGCGAGCAGGGAGCGCAGCAAGCGTTGGGTCTTCATAAGGCAGGGCTCATAAACGAATCGACAGGCCGTCGGCCAGGGATTGCCGGTAGGCGCGCCAGGCCGGCACGCTGCCCATCAGCAGCGCGGCGATCAGGATACCGCCCAGCAGCGTCCACTCATATTGGCTGGGCCAGGACAATGGCAGGTACAGGCCGTAATTCGATTGCACATAGCCCTGGGCCAGGGCGATGCCCAGGTACAGCAGGCCAAGACCGGCCAGAACCCCGGTCAGCGCCAGGGCGAATGCCTCCAGTACCAGCAAGGTTGCAATGTGCCAGGGTCGGGCCCCTACCGAACGCAGAATGGCCATCTCCCGACGGCGCTCGTTGAGGCTGGTGAGGATCGCCGTGAGCATGCCGATCAGGCCGGTGAGCACCACGAACAGCGACACCACGAACAGGGCCTTCTCAGCGGTGCCCATCAGGCTCCAGAGCTCCTGCAGGGCCACGCCGGGCAGGATTGCCAGCATCGGCTCGCCGCGGAACTCGTTGATCTCGCGCTGCAGGGCGAAGGTCGAGATCTTGCTGTTGAGGCCGAGCATGAAGGCGGTGATTGCCTGGGGCGTCAGGTCCATGTTGCGCGCCTGATCGGCACTGATACGACCATCGCCACGGGCCGGCACGCCGTTGTGCCAGTCGATGTGGATCGCTTCCATGCCGCCCAGGCTGATGTGCAGGGTGCGGTCCACCGGAGTGCCGGTGCGCTTGAGGATGCCGACCACGGTGAAGGGCTTGTCGTCATGCTTGACCAGGCTGATGGCCGCCACGCCGTGGGCCAGCACCAGCTGATCCCCCAGCTTGTAGTGCAGGGTGTCGGCGACTTCGGCCCCCAGTACCACCTCGAAAGGGTCGCTGGCGAAAGCCCGGCCCACGGCCAGTTGCAGGCTTTGCTGATGACCGTACTGATAGTGCTGGAAGTAGGCGTCGGTGGTGCCCATGACCCGATAGCCGCGGTGGGAATCGCCGAGGGAAATCGGGATCGCCCATTTCACTTTCGGGTTGCTGGCGAAATGCTCGAAGCTGTCCCAGCGGATGTTGTTGGTGGCGTTGCCGATGCGGAACACCGAGTACAGCAGTAGATTCACCGAGCCGGAGCGGGCGCCGACGATCAGGTCGGTGCCGCTGATGGTGCTGGCGAAACTGGCACGGGCTTCGGTGCGTACCCGCTCCACCGCCAGCAGCAGGCAGACCGAAAGGGCAATGGCAAAGGCGGTGAGGAGCGCGGTGAAGCGGCGGTTAGCCAGGCTGGCCATGGCTAGACGGAACAGATACATCTCAGACCTCTGCGGGCTTGGCGGCGCGATTGAGTTCGGCCAGCGACAGGTTGCGATCGAACAGCGGCGCCAGGCTCTGGTCGTGGCTGACGAACAGCAGGCTGGCCCCGGCCTCGCGGCACTCGGCGAACAGCAGTTGGATGAAGGCCTCCCGGGCGTCGTAGTCCAGTGCCGAGGTCGGTTCGTCGGCGATCACCAGCTCCGGCTGGCCGATCAGCGCCCTGGCCGCGGCGACCCGTTGCTGCTGGCCGATGGACAGCGAGTCGGCGCGACGACCGAGCAGATCGGGGTCCTTCAGGCCCAGGTGGGCCAGCAGGGTGGACGCTGCCTGATCGACGCTGCCGTGGCGCTGGAGGGCGCGACTGGCCCGCAGTCTGGAGAAGTGGCAGGGCAGTTCGACGTTCTCGCGCACCGAGAGAAATGGCAGCAGGTTGAACTGCTGGAAGATGTAGCCGGTGTGATCGACACGAAAGCGGTCGCGGGCCCCGGCGGACAGCTCGGTCAGTTCCTGGCCCAGCAGGCGGATGCTGCCGTGACTGGGTTTCTGCACTCCGCCGAGCAGGCCCAGCAGGGTGGTCTTGCCACTGCCGCTGGGACCCTTGAGGAAGAGTGTTTCGCCGGCTTCCAGGCGGAAGGCCGGGATGTCCAGCAACTGAGGGTGGCCGGGCCAGCTGAAAGTCAGGTCGGACAGTTCGATAAGTGCTTGGGTCATGTTGGGCCGATCATGCAGTGAGTGGTGTAGCCGCCAGCGCGGGCGGCTACAGGTGCAGCGCTCAAAACTTCAGGGTGGGAGCCTTGGCCGTGGCTTCGACACCTTGCTGGCCGCTTGGCGAAATCAGTTGTACCTGAATTTTCTGGGTGGCGGGGAAGGTCTTGAAGAGCTGCCCCAGATCGAGGCTCTTCAGGGCATCCGGCTTGGCGCAAGTGAACTGGTAGTGGGCGTGGATCTCGCTGTGCTCATGGTGATGTTCATGGTCGTTGGCGCCCTTGGCCTGTTCGTCGTGGTCGTCGTCATCGTGATCATCGGCATCGGGCTTGTCACCGAACAGCGGGCTCTGCAGTTCCTGCTTGGCTACTACGCACGCGGCAGCCCTGGGCAGGCTGAACAGCACCAGGGGTTGTTCCAGCTGGGTGCGGGCGGCGGCTACCTTGGCCTTGTCGGCGTCGGTACTGGGGGCGTGCTCGAAGCCCACCAGGTTCATCGCCGGGCTTTCCAGCTCCAGCTCCAGGGCCTGGCCGTCGAGCACCGCGTTCAAGCGGGCAACCCCATGTTCGTGGGCGCCGAGGCTGCCGTGTTCATGCTCGTGTTCATGGGCTTGCACGGCCTGAGAAACAGCCAGTGGCAACAGGGCAAACGGCAAGGCGAGGAGCAGACGGCGCATAGCAAGTCTCCAGGGCGAGGATGAAAAAAATGTTATGTGATCTTATAACAATAGGCCGCAGAGTTTGACCGTCCGCTTGGCGTTGCGCAAGACGCGTGGGAGCATGCTCGTCAGAAAAAATCGGGAGTGCAGCGATGTTGCGAATTCGTGGAAGCATCGGCGACTGGCCGGTGGATTTGACCCTGGAGCTGGACGAAGGCGACTGGGCGCAACTGGGCGCGCAGTTGCAGGCGGCCAGGCCGGAAGCGGCGGCCCCGGTGAGCAAGCCGGCCAGCCAGGACGATGCCCTGTGGCAAACCGCCAAGGACCTGCTGCGCAAGGCGGGCCAGATCAGCGGGCCGCAGTTGCTGGAGCAGTTGGAGGGACTGGCCGGTAGCGCGGCGGCGGGCAAGCGACTGCTGGTGCGCTTGCGCCACTGCGCCGAGGTCAAGGTGGTCAGCGGCGCCGATACGCCGCTCTACAGCTGGGTGCAATGATCCTGTAGGTGCCAGCTTGCTGGCGAATGCGTTTGGTCTGTCAGAACGGCTTCGCTGGCAAGCCAGCTCCTACACAAGCCAGCTCCTACATCAGTCGGCACTTCCGGCTCAGTACAGTGCGGCGAACAGCTTGCGGCGGTAGGCGGTGACCAGCGGATGATCGTTGCCCAGCAGGTCGAAGACTTGCAGCAGGGTCTTGTGGGCAATGCCTTCGCTGTAGCTGCGGTTGCGCATGAACAGCTTGAGCAAGGCTTCCAGTGCCGCTTCGTATTGCTGGCGGGCCAGTTGCTGGATCGACAGCTGGTACAGGGCTTCGTCATCCAGTGGGTCTTTGGCCAGGCGCGCCTTGAGGTCGGCAGCGTCCGGCAGGTCCGCGGCCTGCTTGAGGAAGGTGATCTGCGCCTTGGCGCCGGCCAGGGCAGCCTTGTGTTCATCGCCGGTGACGGCGTCGAGCACGGTTTGCGCCTCACCCAGCTCGCCGCGTTCGGCCAGGCAATGGGCGTAGAGGATCAGCGCCTTGGCGTTGCTGTTGTCTTCACCCAGCAGCACTTTGAGGAGGGCTTCGGCGTCGCCGATACGGCCTTCGGCAAACAGCGCTTCGGCCTGTTCCAGTGGATCGGCAGCGGGCGGTGGCGGCATCTGCACATGGGGTTCGAGCATGGCCCGTACCGCGGACTCCGGCTGCGCACCGGCAAAGCCGTCCACCGGCTGGCCGTCCTTGAACAGCACCACGGTGGGCAGGCTGCGGATGCCGAAACGGGCGACGATGTCCTGCTCGACATCACAGTTGACCTTGGCCAGCAGCAGCTCGCCCTGATAGCTCTCGGCGATCTGCTGCAGCATCGGCATCAGCGCCTTGCAGGGCGCGCACCATTCGGCCCAGAAGTCCACCAGGACCGGCTTGTGGAAGGAGTTCTCGATGACCGACTGGTCGAAGTCGGCGGTGCGGGCGTCGAAGATATACGGCGTGTCCTGACTCATGGGGTATCTCGAATAAGCGGGAATGGAAGCACTATAAAGGCTGGTCGGAAGGCTGAAAATCGCTATCGCCGCTGCGCGTGATACAGGCTCACCTTGCGAAACTCCCAGGGCTCGGCCAGGTCTGGCAGGGTCAGGGCATTGAGCGTTTCCAGGCGCTGATACAGCGGATGCTGGAAGTCCCTGACCCGGGAGTCCGCCACCAGGGCCTGGCGGCCGCGGCTGAGGAATTCGTCCAGCAACGGCAGGTTGGCCCGGTCATAGAGCACGTCCGCCACCAGGATCAGGTCGAAGCGATCGGCCTCGGCGAAAAAATCCGTGGAATAGCCGAGCTCGACGCCGTTGAGTTCGGCGTTGGCCCGGCAGGCGGCAATCGCCAGCGGGTCCAGGTCACAGGCCACCACTTCCAGGGCTCCGGCCCTGGCTGCGGCAATTGCCGCCACCCCGGAACCGGCACCGAAATCCAGCACCCGCTTGCCTTGCACCCAGTGCGGGTGTTCGGCCAGATAGCGGGCCAGGGCCAGGCCGCTGGCCCAGCAGAAACTCCAGTAAGGCGGCTCGTGGAGAATGCGCCGGGTTTCTTCCGGGGTGAAGGCGCGGTCCATGTTCCGGGCGTCGATCAGCCAGAGTTTCAGCTGGGTATCGGGCAGCTCGCAGGCCACCAGTTGCGCGTCCCCCAGCAGTTCGCTGAGGGCGTCTTGCAGGTCGAGCGGTGGATTCATGGGGCTTTGACGAATTGCAGGGGGCCCAGAGCCTGGGTGGTGGGTTGGTCGATGCGCACCGCGGGCAGGTGCAGGATCAACTGGCCGGATTGGCTGGCGCGGCCACGCAGTTCGACCCGGGCTCCGGCCGGGAATGCCTCGGCGGCGAAGCGCAGGCGAAACGGCAGAGCCTGACTGGTGCCGCTGAGGTTGCTGCTGGCCAAAAGGCGTTGCGGACGGCTGCGTTCATCGATCACCAGCAGTGCCAGTTCCACGTCGGCGCCGGCCGGCACGCCCTCAAGGGTGCCGCTCAGTTCGCGCTGATAGGCCGGCAAGGGACCGAGCTCGACAGGTGGCTGATTTTTTTTCACCGTCTGTTGCGAGGAGGAGGCGGGGGCCGCAGGTTTCGGGGCATCGCTGCTGCAGGCGACCAGCAGGCTGACAAGACTGAGCAAAACGAGCGGTCTGAGCGGCATCTGAAGCTCCAACAAGGCGAATTTCCGTGTGCGAAACATAATAGTCGGTCTGTATACCGTAAAGGCTATGGCTTGTCTTGCCAGTGGGATGCGCTACCATGGCCCTCCCTTTTTTTGTTGCCTGCCACCATGCACTGTCCCTTCTGCGGTGCCAACGACACCAAGGTCATCGACTCGCGTCTGGTCGCCGAGGGCGAACAGGTGCGCCGCCGGCGTGAATGCCTGGCCTGCGGTGAACGTTTCACCACCTTCGAAACCGCCGAACTGGTGATGCCGCGCCTGATCAAGACTGACGGCAGCCGTCAGCCCTTCGACGAAGAAAAACTGCGTGCCGGCATGCAGCGCGCCCTGGAAAAACGCCCGGTGAGTGTCGAGCGCCTGGAAGCGGCGCTGGTGCACATCAAGCACAAGCTGCGAGCCACCGGCGAGCGTGAAGTCAAATCCCTGGTCGTGGGTGAGCTGGTGATGACCGAGCTGCAGAAGCTCGATGAAGTCGCCTATATCCGTTTTGCGTCGGTTTACCGGCGTTTCCAGGACCTCAACGAATTCCGCGAAGAGATCGACCGCCTCGCCCGCGAGCCGGCCAAGCCATGAGCCAGTCCCCGGAGCAAGCGGTACTCGACGCGCACTACATGGCCCGCGCTCTGGAACTGGCGCGCAAGGGGCGCTACTCCACCCATCCCAATCCCCGAGTCGGTTGCGTCATCGTGCGCGACGGCCAGGTGGTGGGTGAGGGCTGGCACGTGCGGGCCGGCGAGCCCCACGCCGAAGTCCACGCCTTGCGCGCCGCCGGTGAACTGGCCCGTGGCGCCACGGCTTACGTGACCCTGGAGCCTTGCAGCCATCACGGTCGCACACCGCCGTGTGCCGATGCCCTGGTCAATGCCGGCGTGGCACGGGTGGTTGCGGCAATGCAGGATCCGAACCCGGAAGTGGCTGGCCGTGGCTTGCAGCGCCTGGCCCAGGCCGGTATCGACACCCACAGCGGTGTGCTGGAGGCCGAAGCCCGGGCGATCAACAAGGGTTTCCTCAAGCGCATGGAACACGGCCTGCCTTATGTGCGGGTCAAGCTGGCCATGAGCCTCGATGGTCGTACAGCGATGGCCAGCGGTGAGAGCCAGTGGATCACCGGGCCTGCCGCGCGCTCTGCGGTGCAGCGCCTGCGGGCCGAATCGTCCGTGGTGCTGACCGGTGCCGATACGGTGCTGGCCGATGATGCGCGGCTTACCGTGCGCGCCGCCGAACTGGGCCTGGACGCCGAGCAGACGGCCCTGGCCATGAGCCGGCCGCCGCTGCGGGTGTTGATCGATGGTCGCCTGCGAGTGCCTCTCGACGCAGCGTTCTTCAAGGCCGGCCCGGCCCTGGTCGCGACCTGCGCGGCGGTGGAAGAGCAATATGCCAACGGCCCGGAATGCCTGATCGTGCCCGGCCCCGATGGCCTGGTGGATCTGCGCCGCCTGTTGCGCGAGCTCGCCGCCCGAGGTGTCAACGAGGTGCTGGTGGAAGCCGGTCCGCGATTGGCCGGGGCCTTTGCCCAGCAGGGCCTGGTGGACGAGTACCAGATCTTCGTCGCCGGCAAGTTCCTCGGTTCCTCGGCGCGGCCGTTGCTCGACTGGCCGCTGGCGCAGATGAGCCAGGCGCCTCTGCTCAAGATCATCGAAATGCGTGCGGTGGGCGATGACTGGCGAGTCACTGCCATCCCGGCCCCACCAGCGAGCGTATAATTCCCGACTTTCGCCTACCCGGCGGCCCTGTTCTCGAGGAGGACTCCATGTTCACCGGCATCATCGAATCCATCGGCAGCATTCGCGCATTGACCCCAAAAGGCGGAGATGTGCGGGTCTATGTAGAAACCGGCAAGCTTGATCTGGCCGACGTCAAACTGGGCGACAGCATCGCGGTGAACGGCGTCTGCCTGACCGCGGTTGAACTGCCGGGCGATGGTTTCTGGGCCGATGTCAGCCGCGAGACTCTGGATTGCACAGCCTTCCATCAGTTGAAGGCCGGTAGCCGGGTCAACCTGGAGAAAGCCCTGACCCCGACCACCCGCCTGGGCGGTCACCTGGTCAGTGGTCATGTCGACGGTGTCGGCGAAGTGGTGGCGCGGGAGGAAAATGCCCGGGCCATCCAATTTCGCATCCGCGCGCCGAAGGAGCTGGCCAAGTACATCGCCCATAAAGGCTCGATCACCGTCGACGGCACCAGCCTGACGGTCAATGCGGTGAATGGCGCCGAGTTCGAGCTGACCATCGTGCCCCACACGCTGGCGGAAACCATCATGGCCGACTACCGGCCGGGTCGGCAGGTCAACCTCGAGGTCGACCTGCTGGCGCGCTACCTGGAGCGCCTGCTGTTGGG encodes the following:
- the nrdR gene encoding transcriptional regulator NrdR encodes the protein MHCPFCGANDTKVIDSRLVAEGEQVRRRRECLACGERFTTFETAELVMPRLIKTDGSRQPFDEEKLRAGMQRALEKRPVSVERLEAALVHIKHKLRATGEREVKSLVVGELVMTELQKLDEVAYIRFASVYRRFQDLNEFREEIDRLAREPAKP
- the ribD gene encoding bifunctional diaminohydroxyphosphoribosylaminopyrimidine deaminase/5-amino-6-(5-phosphoribosylamino)uracil reductase RibD translates to MSQSPEQAVLDAHYMARALELARKGRYSTHPNPRVGCVIVRDGQVVGEGWHVRAGEPHAEVHALRAAGELARGATAYVTLEPCSHHGRTPPCADALVNAGVARVVAAMQDPNPEVAGRGLQRLAQAGIDTHSGVLEAEARAINKGFLKRMEHGLPYVRVKLAMSLDGRTAMASGESQWITGPAARSAVQRLRAESSVVLTGADTVLADDARLTVRAAELGLDAEQTALAMSRPPLRVLIDGRLRVPLDAAFFKAGPALVATCAAVEEQYANGPECLIVPGPDGLVDLRRLLRELAARGVNEVLVEAGPRLAGAFAQQGLVDEYQIFVAGKFLGSSARPLLDWPLAQMSQAPLLKIIEMRAVGDDWRVTAIPAPPASV
- a CDS encoding riboflavin synthase, translated to MFTGIIESIGSIRALTPKGGDVRVYVETGKLDLADVKLGDSIAVNGVCLTAVELPGDGFWADVSRETLDCTAFHQLKAGSRVNLEKALTPTTRLGGHLVSGHVDGVGEVVAREENARAIQFRIRAPKELAKYIAHKGSITVDGTSLTVNAVNGAEFELTIVPHTLAETIMADYRPGRQVNLEVDLLARYLERLLLGDKAAEATGGTITESFLAANGYLKS